CGACGCCATCGCCGCCGGTGCGGTGGGACCCGAGCGCGTGCTCGGGATGCATTTCTTCTCGCCGGCCAACGTCATGCGGCTGCTCGAGGTGGTCCGAGCCGCAAAGACCAGCGAAGCGGTGCTCGCGAGCGTGATGGCGCTGGCCAAGAAGCTGGGCAAGGCGGCGGTCGTCTCCGGCGTCTGTTTCGGATTTATCGGCAACCGGATGCTGGCGGCGCGCCAGGTCCATGCCGATGCGATGGTGCTGGCGGGGGTACTGCCCTGGGACATCGACCGGGTACTGACCGGGTTCGGCTTTCCGATGGGGCCGTTCGCGATGCTGGATCTTGCCGGACTGGATATAGGCTGGGAGGGCGACACGGACAGCGTCAAATCCCGCCTCGTCGCGGCTGGCCGCAAGGGACAGAAGAGCGGCGCTGGCTATTATGACTATGAGAACAAGACGCCCAGCCCTTCGCAGACGACACTCGATATGATCGCCGGTCTCGCAAGCGTGGCTCCCGGATCAGTCACCCTTTCCGACAGAGAAATCCTCGACCGGCTGTTGCTGCCGATGATCAACGAGGGGGCAAAGATCCTGGAGGAAGGGATCGCGCTCCGTGGGTCCGACATCGACCTGGTCTGGATCACCGGCTATGGCTGGCCCGCGCAGACAGGCGGACCCATGTTCCATGCCGACGCGATCGGGCTGACCCGGGTGGTGGACGGGCTTCGCCGCATGGGGGTTGAGCCGGCAGCGCTATTGCTCAAGCTCGCATCGGAAGGCGGTTCGCTCGCCGCCTATGCGGGCTGATCGTCCAGCAACGCGGCAAGCTCCTCCGAAACCAGATCCAGCCCGGCTTCCACATCGATCGCGGCTTCGTCTTCCGCCGCGGCGCTGGCGAACTGGTCGATCCGGGCGAGCGTGAGAGCAAGCCGCGCGCGATCGCGCGCGTCGAACCTCGCCAGGGCCGGAAACCGCTCGGCAAGCGCCGTCGACAGGAGGGCGCGGTGCTCGCGCAACAAGGCGCGCGCGTCCGCATCGCTCGCCAGGCCGAGGTGAAACAGCGGCATCGCATCCCGATGCCGCTTGAGCGCAGCGACATATTCGCTCAGCCAATGCCGGGCGGCGGCAACGTCGACGAGCGGTGCATCGCACAGCTCGCGGAAGATCAGCCGTACGCCGCGCATATTGGCGGCGAGCAACTCACGCAGGATCGCGTCCTTGTTGGCGAAGTGAAGGTAGAGGGTCGCCCGCCCGACCCCCGCCGCCCGCGCAATCTGGTCGATCGAGGTCTCGGCGACACCATGCTCGTAGAAACACTGGCGCGCAGCGTCGGCGATGCGCCGACGGGTGAGGCGCCGCTGATCCTGCCGGGTGACGGGCCGCACGAGGCTCACAGGCGGCCCCTCGCCCAATGCATATGTGATCGCTGGTCCATGACAATGGACAGGTGGCAGTTGACTGGACGATTGTCCAGCCAAGGAGAGTTGGATGAACCACGCAATGCCTCGCAACCGCGGCGCAAGACCATGACCGGCCATCTCGAAGGCAAGGTTGCGCTTGTCACGGGCGGCAGTCGCGGAATGGGTCGCGAGATGGTCCTCGCCTTCGCCCGCGAAGGGGCGGACGTCGTCATCGCCAGCCGCAAGCTCGACTCATGCCAGGCAGTCGCGGCAGAGGTCCGCGCGCTCGGCCGACGCGCGCTCCCCCTCGCCGTGCATGCCGGTGAATGGGGGCAGATGGAGACGCTCGCCGACACTGCCTGGAGCGAATGGGGACGGGTCGATATTCTCGTCAACAATGCGGGCATGTCCCCGGTCGAACCCAGCAGCGTGGCCACCAGCGAAGCGCTGTTCGACAAGATCATCGCAGTGAACTTCAAGGGGCCGTTCCGCCTCGCCGCGCTGCTCGGCACGCGAATGCGCGAGGCCGGCGGCGGCTCGATCATCAACGTCTCGTCGCTGGGCGCGAAGAACCCGCAACCCGGCATCATCCCCTATGCCGGCGCCAAGGCCGCGCTCAATGCGATGACCCTGGGGCTCGCACGCGAGTTTGCCCCGATGGTGCGCGTCAACACGATCTCGCCGGGTATGTTCGCGACCGACATCTCGCGGCACTGGGTGAATACCGCGGCGATGCAGGCAGGCATCCCGATGAAGCGGTTCGGACAGCCCGACGAAATCGTCGGTGTCGCCTTGTACCTGGCATCCGACGCCGCTTCCTACACCACCGGCGCCGATATCGCGGTGGGCGGCGGTATTTGATGCGGACGCTGCTCAGTCACCGCCCCGGCGGACCGGAAACACTCCTGATCGAGGAACGGCCAGACATCGCCCCCGGCCCTGGCGAAGTGCTGATCGATGTGCATGCCGCCGCGCTCAACTATCCCGACGTCCTGCTCATCCAGGACCTCTACCAGATCCGCCCGCCACGCCCCTTCGCACCGGGGTCGGAAGTCGCAGGCGTGGTGCGGGCGGTCGGCAGCGGCGTTACCCGCTTTGGTGTCGGCGATCGGGTCATCGGCACGGCAGCATGGGGCGGCCTTGCGACCCAGTTCATCGTTCCCGAAGCGAATTGCATCGCAATCCCGGCCGGCATGCCGTTCGATGAAGCCGCCGCCCTGATCGTCACCTTCGCGACCAGCCATTATGCGCTGCGCGACCGGGCAGCGCTTCGTCCTGGAGAAACGCTGCTCATACTGGGTGCGACCGGCGGCGTCGGCATCGCGGCGATCCAGCTTGGCAAGGCATTTGGCGCGCGCGTCGTCGCGGCTACATCCTCGCCCGAAAAGGCGGCGCTCGCACGCGATCAGGGTGCGGATGCTACGATTGTCTACCCGGCGGATCTTTCGGGTCGCGACAGCCAGCGCGCGTTCACGGACGCTCTGAAAGCCGAGGGACCGATCGACGTGATCCTGGATCCCGTCGGCGGCCCGCTCAGCGAAGCCGCTGTGCGAAGCATCGGGTGGCAAGGACGACACCTGATCGTCGGTTTCACCGCGGGAATTCCCACGCCTCCCCTCAATCTGCTGCTGCTCAAGGGCGCATCGTTCGTCGGGGTCTTCTACGGCGATTTCACCCGCCGGAACCCGGACAGGCGGAACGAATATCTGGCGGAAATTGTCGCGCTGCACGCTGCCGGAGCGATCCGTCCGCATATTTCCCGCCGCCTGCCGCTCGAGCGCGCCGCGGAGGGGCTCGCGGCGCTGGCCGAACGGTCGGCAACCGGAAAAATCGTCATCGAAATAGGTGCCAAATGAGAATCAGCCAGCTTCATCCCCAGTTTTTCGGCGAGGTGGTGGACCTCGACCTTTCGCAACCGTTGCACGGCGATCAGGTTGCGGTTCTGCAGCGGGCGATCGACGAACATGCCGTGCTGGTCTTTCGCGATCAGCAGGCGATGGATGACGATGCGCAGATCGCGTTCAGCGGACTGTTCGGTCCGCTCCAGCGTTCGATCACGGTTCATCGCAAGGATACCGAACGCCGCCTGAAACGGGACGAACTCAGCGACATCTCGAATGTCGACGAGACGGGACAGAGGCTGGCGGCGGACGACCGGCGCAGGCTGCTCCAGAAGCCCGCACGGCTATGGCATACCGACAGTTCGTTCCGAAATCCGCCGGGACGCTACACATTCCTGGCGGCGCGTACGCTTCCACCCGAAGGCGGCGATACCGAATTCGCGGATATGCGCGCGGCTTATGATGCCCTCGACCAGTCCACCCGAGACCGGATCGCAACGCTCATCGTCCACCATTCACTCGACCGGTCCCGTCGCCTGGCAGGCGCTCCAGCCCTGAGCGAGGAAGAAGCACGCAACCTGCCGGGTGCGGAGCATCCGTTGGTGCGGCGTCATCCCTCGGGCCGCGACGTCCTCTATCTGGCTTCGCATGCCGAATGGATCGTGAGTTGGCCGGAAGGTGAGAGTCGCGCGCTGCTCGACGCGCTTACCGCGCATGCGACCAGTGCGCCGTTCGTCCATCGCCATGTCTGGCGCGACGGCGACCTGGTGATGTGGGACAATCGCTGCACGATGCACCGCGCCACCCCGTTTCGGGACGATCTTTACCGTCGCGACATGCGGCGAACCACCGTGGCGGACGAGTAGCGACAGCGATTTCTGACGGTTCATCAACAGGAATGTGCTGAAACCATCCGCCGCATGGCCCAAGAACCGACATGCTGTATGTTACTCAAGAGCCGGACCAGATACGGCCATGATGGACCCGAGGGAGGGGATATGAAGCCTGTTTCCAAGCGCGCCTTGCTGACCGCAAGTGCAATCGCCGCATTGATTTCCACGCCTTCCTTCGCCGCGGACGAGCCTGTGGCCAGCGCGGCGTCGCCGGCTCAAACGGCCGGGCAAACGGCTGCGGACCCGGGCGCACCGGCCGCACAGGACGACGCCGGCGCACCGGCGGAAATCGTCGTTACGGCCCGTCGCCGCGAGGAAGCTCTGTCGCGCGTCCCGGTTGCCGTCACAGCATTCGACAGCTCGATGCTGGCCGAGCGTTCGATCACCTCGATCGACCAGCTGACCCAGGCGACGCCTGGCCTCACCTATGGCCGCTCGGGCGGCAGCGCCAACCCGCAGATCGTGATCCGTGCGCAGAGCCGCTCGAATATCGGCGATGCCGCGCAGCCCGTTCTTACCTATTTTGCCGATGTGCCGCTTCCTTATGTGGCCAGCGTCATCCCGACCTACGATCTTTCCTCGGTCCAGGTTCTGAAGGGACCGCAGGGTACCCTGTTCGGCCGAAACTCGACCTCCGGCGCGGTGCTGGTCTATCCCACGGCGCCGTCGCACGAACTCGGCGGCTACCTGTCCGCCAGCTATGGCAATTACAACGCGATCGTTGTCGAAGGGGCGCTCAATGTGCCGATCGTCCAGGACAAGGTTGCGATCCGCGTCGCCGGCCAGCGCAACAAGCGCGACGGGCACACGATATCCCAGGTCACCGGGCAGGATCTGAATGACATCAACGACACGTCGTTCCGCGTGTCGCTGCTGATCGATCTCGGCGATTTCCAGAACACCACGGTCTATGACAATATCCGCTGGGAACGGCAGGGCGACGCTGCCGTCCTGACCCATCTGTATCCCGGAACGATCACGCCGCGCTTTCCCGGTTTCAACACCTTCTTCGATTGCGGTACCTCGGCCTCCTGCGATGTCGATCTCGCGCTGGCGCGGCAACAGGCCGCGGGGGTCCGCAAGAACTTCACCGCTCCGCGCGTCTTCCAGAATGTTCAGCTCCAGGGCTTGTCGAACACGACCACGCTCAATCTCGGCAACATCACGCTGAAGAACATTCTAGGGTACAGAACCGCCTATCACTACAGCCTGACCGATACCGACGGCACCGAGATGGGGCTGACAACGGCTGAGAATCTTCAGGATTTCAGCCAGTTCAGCGAGGAATTCCAGGTCCAGGGAAGCTTCCTCGAGGACCGGCTCGATACCATCTTCGGCGCATTCTATCTCAAATCGAAGCCCAGCGGCCGCACCGGTCTGATCGTCGCTCCCTTCACGCCCCGCCTGCCCGCTTCGCTTGTGCTGAGCTATCGTACGCAAGAAAGCAAAGCGCTGTTTGGACAAGCCAGTTTCAACCTGGGCGGCGGCTTCAAGATCGATGCCGGTGTCCGTCACACATGGGACAAGACCACCTCGTGCGCGACTGGCTATAGCGCGAACAATCCGTATGTTCCCGGCACGCCGGTCGCATCGCTCGATCAGTGCCGGAACGGCGGAACGCTCACGGTGAACGGCGCTCCGGTGGCGATAAAGGGCACGCAATCCGTCGCGGATTCCGCCGCCTGGACATGGAATTTCGGCGTCAACTATCAGGCGACCGAGAGCATTTTCCTCTATGCCACGGTTCGCCGC
The genomic region above belongs to Sphingomonas sp. J315 and contains:
- a CDS encoding TetR/AcrR family transcriptional regulator, whose amino-acid sequence is MSLVRPVTRQDQRRLTRRRIADAARQCFYEHGVAETSIDQIARAAGVGRATLYLHFANKDAILRELLAANMRGVRLIFRELCDAPLVDVAAARHWLSEYVAALKRHRDAMPLFHLGLASDADARALLREHRALLSTALAERFPALARFDARDRARLALTLARIDQFASAAAEDEAAIDVEAGLDLVSEELAALLDDQPA
- a CDS encoding SDR family NAD(P)-dependent oxidoreductase, with amino-acid sequence MTGHLEGKVALVTGGSRGMGREMVLAFAREGADVVIASRKLDSCQAVAAEVRALGRRALPLAVHAGEWGQMETLADTAWSEWGRVDILVNNAGMSPVEPSSVATSEALFDKIIAVNFKGPFRLAALLGTRMREAGGGSIINVSSLGAKNPQPGIIPYAGAKAALNAMTLGLAREFAPMVRVNTISPGMFATDISRHWVNTAAMQAGIPMKRFGQPDEIVGVALYLASDAASYTTGADIAVGGGI
- a CDS encoding NADPH:quinone oxidoreductase family protein — translated: MRTLLSHRPGGPETLLIEERPDIAPGPGEVLIDVHAAALNYPDVLLIQDLYQIRPPRPFAPGSEVAGVVRAVGSGVTRFGVGDRVIGTAAWGGLATQFIVPEANCIAIPAGMPFDEAAALIVTFATSHYALRDRAALRPGETLLILGATGGVGIAAIQLGKAFGARVVAATSSPEKAALARDQGADATIVYPADLSGRDSQRAFTDALKAEGPIDVILDPVGGPLSEAAVRSIGWQGRHLIVGFTAGIPTPPLNLLLLKGASFVGVFYGDFTRRNPDRRNEYLAEIVALHAAGAIRPHISRRLPLERAAEGLAALAERSATGKIVIEIGAK
- a CDS encoding TauD/TfdA family dioxygenase — translated: MRISQLHPQFFGEVVDLDLSQPLHGDQVAVLQRAIDEHAVLVFRDQQAMDDDAQIAFSGLFGPLQRSITVHRKDTERRLKRDELSDISNVDETGQRLAADDRRRLLQKPARLWHTDSSFRNPPGRYTFLAARTLPPEGGDTEFADMRAAYDALDQSTRDRIATLIVHHSLDRSRRLAGAPALSEEEARNLPGAEHPLVRRHPSGRDVLYLASHAEWIVSWPEGESRALLDALTAHATSAPFVHRHVWRDGDLVMWDNRCTMHRATPFRDDLYRRDMRRTTVADE
- a CDS encoding TonB-dependent receptor; translation: MKPVSKRALLTASAIAALISTPSFAADEPVASAASPAQTAGQTAADPGAPAAQDDAGAPAEIVVTARRREEALSRVPVAVTAFDSSMLAERSITSIDQLTQATPGLTYGRSGGSANPQIVIRAQSRSNIGDAAQPVLTYFADVPLPYVASVIPTYDLSSVQVLKGPQGTLFGRNSTSGAVLVYPTAPSHELGGYLSASYGNYNAIVVEGALNVPIVQDKVAIRVAGQRNKRDGHTISQVTGQDLNDINDTSFRVSLLIDLGDFQNTTVYDNIRWERQGDAAVLTHLYPGTITPRFPGFNTFFDCGTSASCDVDLALARQQAAGVRKNFTAPRVFQNVQLQGLSNTTTLNLGNITLKNILGYRTAYHYSLTDTDGTEMGLTTAENLQDFSQFSEEFQVQGSFLEDRLDTIFGAFYLKSKPSGRTGLIVAPFTPRLPASLVLSYRTQESKALFGQASFNLGGGFKIDAGVRHTWDKTTSCATGYSANNPYVPGTPVASLDQCRNGGTLTVNGAPVAIKGTQSVADSAAWTWNFGVNYQATESIFLYATVRRGYRAGGVNTPVLGGILTPFQTYEPETVVDAEIGMKARWSAGGVRGTFNIDVFRGTYNGSQRGVNGTNNNFDGDGNPNNDPSAGTIIINAGKARVQGFDIDATITPTRGLTFGGFISYNDAKYLDTGTPAVLASRNAFPAKPEDTAFPYAPALTLGGNVSYETSLGPDIGGLTFNADVYRASRTYFSPFKSDKQLSQGAYAVVGARLDWTDVGGTPLTLGVFARNLFNEVYAVGGANTATSAGYASLFYNEPRTYGVQAKLKF